The Prionailurus viverrinus isolate Anna chromosome B4, UM_Priviv_1.0, whole genome shotgun sequence genome has a window encoding:
- the LOC125171086 gene encoding uncharacterized protein LOC125171086 isoform X2, whose product MAETTKLWVVYVVQVTWLRLFRDFQCHGNISKVCLAECYENHFTRPVLGVWYTVGFAFSTIFFVMEFLVCQSVRKLTKIFRKESLGRKPGDTHGNTEHVKANEDEIFDLSREKPLLAMYLVYFLIQLSIQVIFLAILIHYHLPLIKTPIWCSTPMCHGPYECVLLGTQEKMMSIIILATYSVVIMMFCIMFFLYTINTYLAVGRKYL is encoded by the exons ATGGCTGAGACTACTAAACTTTGGG TTGTGTATGTAGTGCAAGTCACCTGGCTTCGTCTGTTCCGAGACTTCCAGTGCCACGGAAACATCTCCAAAGTCTGTCTAGCAGAATGCTACGAGAATCACTTCACTAGGCCTGTGTTAGGAGTTTGGTATACGGTTGGCTTTGCCTTTTCCACCATCTTTTTTGTGATGGAGTTTTTGGTCTGTCAGAGTGTGCGTAAACTGACCAAGATATTTAGGAAGGAATCTTTAGGAAGGAAGCCTGGCGACACTCACGGCAACACGGAGCACGTGAAGgcaaatgaagatgaaattttTGACTTATCCCGGGAAAAGCCCCTGTTGGCAATGTATCTTGTCTACTTTCTGATACAGTTGTCTATACAGGTGATCTTCTTGGCCATTCTTATTCACTATCACCTACCACTGATTAAAACCCCCATTTGGTGCAGTACGCCCATGTGTCATGGGCCCTATGAATGTGTGCTATTggggacacaggaaaagatgatGTCCATTATAATTCTGGCTACATACTCCGTGGTCATCATGATGTTTTGTATTATGTTCTTCCTGTACACCATTAACACATACCTAGCCGTGGGTCGTAAGTATCTCTGA
- the LOC125171086 gene encoding uncharacterized protein LOC125171086 isoform X1, with amino-acid sequence MAETTKLWGMAPVILKMSKDPTNFYIGRALWFSITFLYVSVVYVVQVTWLRLFRDFQCHGNISKVCLAECYENHFTRPVLGVWYTVGFAFSTIFFVMEFLVCQSVRKLTKIFRKESLGRKPGDTHGNTEHVKANEDEIFDLSREKPLLAMYLVYFLIQLSIQVIFLAILIHYHLPLIKTPIWCSTPMCHGPYECVLLGTQEKMMSIIILATYSVVIMMFCIMFFLYTINTYLAVGRKYL; translated from the coding sequence ATGGCTGAGACTACTAAACTTTGGGGTATGGCGCCTGTCATACTGAAGATGAGCAAAGACCCCACAAACTTCTACATAGGGCGGGCACTCTGGTTCAGCATTACTTTTCTTTACGTTTCAGTTGTGTATGTAGTGCAAGTCACCTGGCTTCGTCTGTTCCGAGACTTCCAGTGCCACGGAAACATCTCCAAAGTCTGTCTAGCAGAATGCTACGAGAATCACTTCACTAGGCCTGTGTTAGGAGTTTGGTATACGGTTGGCTTTGCCTTTTCCACCATCTTTTTTGTGATGGAGTTTTTGGTCTGTCAGAGTGTGCGTAAACTGACCAAGATATTTAGGAAGGAATCTTTAGGAAGGAAGCCTGGCGACACTCACGGCAACACGGAGCACGTGAAGgcaaatgaagatgaaattttTGACTTATCCCGGGAAAAGCCCCTGTTGGCAATGTATCTTGTCTACTTTCTGATACAGTTGTCTATACAGGTGATCTTCTTGGCCATTCTTATTCACTATCACCTACCACTGATTAAAACCCCCATTTGGTGCAGTACGCCCATGTGTCATGGGCCCTATGAATGTGTGCTATTggggacacaggaaaagatgatGTCCATTATAATTCTGGCTACATACTCCGTGGTCATCATGATGTTTTGTATTATGTTCTTCCTGTACACCATTAACACATACCTAGCCGTGGGTCGTAAGTATCTCTGA